In Wenyingzhuangia fucanilytica, the following are encoded in one genomic region:
- a CDS encoding AraC family transcriptional regulator — translation MNIDYKTNIKVDYGFEVNKLRPVTTYSEYIENSKCANSHAHPRAQLISCDTGIMEVVTKNNIWIVNSLQSVWIASNEEHQVYFPNNVKVKTAFIDKSKLENLPKGSFAFETSDFLKSILEKIISFSNPNIFTQQQNRIIEVFFGELSNLQPSKTFLPTSQDKRIKTVLDALMSDLSNKYTIEYYASKSSVSPRTLSRLFNKELGMSFGDWKMRLKLMEAVKQLGENKSVKEIAFDLGYENVSSFIVTFKKHFGKTPTNYLIK, via the coding sequence ATGAATATTGATTACAAGACAAATATTAAAGTAGATTATGGTTTTGAGGTAAATAAATTACGTCCTGTCACGACATATTCAGAATATATTGAAAATTCAAAATGTGCAAATTCACACGCACATCCTAGAGCTCAACTTATATCATGTGATACAGGTATTATGGAAGTTGTTACAAAAAATAATATTTGGATAGTTAATTCTTTACAAAGTGTTTGGATTGCTAGTAATGAGGAACATCAAGTTTATTTTCCTAATAATGTAAAAGTTAAAACTGCTTTTATAGATAAATCTAAGTTAGAAAATTTACCAAAAGGTAGTTTTGCTTTTGAAACCTCAGATTTTTTAAAAAGTATCTTAGAAAAAATAATTTCCTTTTCTAATCCAAATATATTTACACAACAACAAAATAGAATTATCGAAGTTTTTTTTGGTGAACTCTCTAATTTGCAACCAAGTAAAACTTTTTTACCAACCAGTCAAGACAAAAGAATAAAGACAGTATTAGATGCTCTAATGAGTGATTTATCAAATAAATATACCATTGAATATTATGCAAGTAAATCATCTGTTAGTCCAAGAACTTTATCTAGGTTGTTTAATAAAGAACTGGGAATGAGTTTTGGAGACTGGAAAATGCGATTAAAATTAATGGAAGCGGTTAAACAGTTAGGAGAAAATAAGAGTGTAAAAGAAATTGCGTTTGATTTAGGATATGAAAACGTGAGTTCATTTATAGTTACTTTTAAAAAACATTTTGGAAAAACACCGACAAATTACTTAATAAAATAA
- a CDS encoding M56 family metallopeptidase — protein sequence MAYMIEVILFQAMFLGLYYILKKETFFNYNRLYLLTTSLLSYVLPFIKLEVFKTDISNVNVVNMLPTVFIGDNTQDVVNSTNADLFIWYWWYIPLLVSIIMLLMFITKLYKINKLIKRNEIIDKETYKIVVIENSDDTFSFFKWIFMGDQLKEEERNIVLQHELIHVKQKHSLDLLFFEIQRVICWYNPLVYQYQKEIKSLHEFIVDKQMIQNTGKQNYCKNMLTQLFKAPELSFVNTFYKKSLIKKRIAMITKKESKSTARLKYAFIIPVMMGMLFYTSCKSKKIVVDKNENQSNELIIQQNLYEDVPFADIENSAVFPGCEEVEDLKKCFSKNVNKFIAKNFNIGLAEELGLVGVQKMAAMFKIDTNGKVTDIRVKGEQQELKDEFIRTLEGLPQMESATQNGKKVNMLFSLPLMFRVKGKKDDSSK from the coding sequence ATGGCATACATGATAGAAGTTATTTTATTTCAAGCCATGTTCTTAGGCTTGTATTACATACTTAAAAAAGAGACTTTTTTTAATTATAATAGATTGTATTTGTTAACAACCTCTTTATTGTCATATGTTTTACCATTTATAAAGTTAGAGGTTTTTAAAACCGATATTTCTAATGTAAACGTGGTAAATATGTTGCCAACAGTTTTTATTGGAGATAATACTCAAGATGTTGTTAATTCTACAAATGCTGATTTGTTTATATGGTATTGGTGGTATATTCCTTTACTAGTAAGTATTATTATGTTATTGATGTTTATAACAAAACTATATAAGATAAATAAGCTTATAAAAAGGAATGAAATAATTGACAAAGAAACCTATAAAATTGTAGTCATAGAAAATAGTGATGATACTTTTTCATTTTTCAAGTGGATTTTTATGGGAGACCAATTAAAAGAAGAAGAAAGAAATATAGTATTACAGCATGAATTGATTCATGTAAAACAAAAACACAGTTTAGATTTATTGTTTTTTGAAATACAGCGTGTAATATGCTGGTATAATCCTTTGGTATATCAATATCAAAAAGAAATAAAGTCTTTACACGAATTTATTGTAGATAAACAAATGATACAAAATACAGGAAAACAGAACTATTGTAAAAACATGCTAACACAATTGTTTAAAGCACCAGAACTATCGTTTGTTAATACATTTTATAAAAAATCATTAATCAAAAAAAGAATTGCCATGATCACAAAAAAAGAATCAAAATCTACCGCAAGGTTAAAGTATGCGTTTATTATTCCTGTAATGATGGGGATGTTGTTTTACACTTCTTGTAAAAGTAAAAAAATAGTTGTAGATAAAAATGAAAATCAGAGTAATGAGTTAATTATCCAGCAAAATCTATACGAAGATGTACCCTTTGCAGACATAGAAAACTCAGCAGTTTTTCCAGGTTGTGAAGAGGTTGAAGATTTAAAAAAGTGTTTTAGTAAAAATGTAAACAAGTTTATAGCTAAAAATTTTAATATAGGGTTGGCCGAAGAATTAGGGCTTGTAGGTGTACAAAAAATGGCAGCCATGTTTAAAATTGACACCAATGGAAAAGTTACTGATATTAGAGTAAAAGGAGAACAACAAGAGTTGAAAGATGAGTTTATAAGAACTTTGGAGGGATTACCACAAATGGAGTCAGCTACTCAAAATGGTAAAAAAGTAAATATGTTATTTTCTTTACCACTTATGTTTAGAGTTAAAGGTAAAAAAGATGATTCATCAAAATAG
- a CDS encoding arylsulfatase — translation MKFLQFILYFCFINVLTAQNKPNILLIVADDLGWGDVGYNGQTKIKTPVIDALAKQGMVFKSFYAGSTVCTPSRVSLMTGKHTGHTRVRGNVNWNETGKPIDIIAKDITVAEKLKEAGYRTGVIGKWGLAENLDEGKPNKQGFDEFYGFNTHIGAHHYYPDSIWINDVKTRIEGNNFKLKEKHYIQDNFTDQAKSFITSTKEQPFFLYLAYTTPHFEITVPEDSKEPYKNLGWPIRNIKHHRYLHDTNTHVSYAGMVSRLDTQIGELLDLLKNMGIEENTLVIFTSDNGHMYDDLNDEFFNSNGPFKGKKRDLYEGGLRVPFVARWTGVIPQNTTTSHRAAFWDLLPTFCDLAGVSSTKDTDGISLKPTLLGKHHQKKHDYFYWEFNEIKGPVQALIMGEYKIVKKYQSPTELYHLKTDVSEQNNLAIKHPNMVKKMEKKLKKVRYNDPNYPLEKLNQTYD, via the coding sequence ATGAAATTCTTACAGTTTATTCTTTATTTCTGTTTTATTAATGTACTAACTGCACAAAACAAACCCAATATTTTATTAATTGTTGCCGATGATTTAGGATGGGGTGATGTTGGTTATAATGGGCAAACCAAAATTAAAACTCCTGTTATTGATGCTTTGGCCAAACAAGGAATGGTGTTTAAAAGTTTTTATGCAGGAAGTACTGTTTGTACTCCTTCAAGGGTAAGTTTAATGACAGGTAAGCATACTGGGCACACAAGAGTTAGAGGGAATGTTAATTGGAACGAAACCGGAAAGCCTATAGATATTATTGCAAAAGACATTACCGTTGCAGAAAAATTAAAAGAAGCTGGTTATAGAACAGGAGTTATAGGGAAGTGGGGCTTAGCCGAAAATTTAGATGAAGGAAAACCGAACAAACAAGGTTTTGATGAGTTTTATGGTTTCAATACACATATAGGAGCTCATCACTATTATCCAGATTCTATTTGGATTAATGATGTTAAAACGAGAATTGAAGGGAACAATTTTAAATTAAAAGAAAAACATTATATACAAGATAATTTTACAGATCAAGCTAAAAGTTTTATCACATCAACTAAGGAGCAACCTTTCTTTTTATACTTAGCTTATACCACCCCTCATTTTGAAATTACAGTACCCGAAGATTCAAAAGAACCTTATAAAAACTTAGGATGGCCTATTAGAAATATCAAACATCATAGGTATTTACATGATACAAATACACATGTAAGTTATGCAGGAATGGTAAGTAGGTTAGATACTCAAATAGGTGAGTTGTTGGATTTGTTAAAAAATATGGGGATTGAAGAAAATACCTTGGTTATTTTTACTAGCGATAACGGACATATGTATGATGATTTAAATGATGAGTTTTTTAATAGCAACGGGCCTTTTAAAGGAAAAAAAAGAGATTTGTACGAAGGAGGTTTACGAGTGCCATTTGTAGCAAGATGGACTGGAGTTATTCCTCAAAACACTACAACAAGTCATAGAGCAGCTTTTTGGGATTTACTTCCTACTTTTTGCGATTTGGCAGGTGTTTCATCAACCAAAGACACTGATGGGATTTCTTTGAAGCCTACTTTATTAGGAAAGCATCATCAAAAAAAACACGATTATTTTTATTGGGAGTTTAATGAAATAAAAGGTCCTGTTCAAGCATTGATCATGGGGGAATATAAAATCGTTAAAAAATATCAATCTCCAACAGAGCTGTACCATTTAAAAACTGATGTTAGTGAGCAAAATAACTTGGCTATAAAACATCCTAATATGGTAAAAAAGATGGAGAAGAAATTAAAAAAAGTAAGGTATAATGACCCTAATTATCCATTAGAAAAGTTAAATCAAACATATGATTAG
- a CDS encoding TolC family protein, which yields MKKIKYIKDLKIKYLSLFTLCFTLFTIPLATAQNIESYVSEALENNPTIKRFEWKHKLMQEKTNEVDNIPNTEFGLGYFVSKPETRVGAQDFKVSVKQMFPWFGTITSRENYANAVAEVSYEDIAIAQRKLVSDVHQSYYSLYTLKEQNKIIDENLALLKVYETMALASVESGKATAVQVLRIQMRENELIALKQELLETYQSEKTAFSKLLNRNSSDGITVVDTLKIPKQEHVVLDSLNIHPELIKFDKLYASVEKSELLNQKNKAPMLGIGLDYISVTERPNMTLADNGKDILMPMVTLSIPIFNKKYSSKTKQNQLAQKEIVSQKRERQNKLETLLSKAVHQKTSAKKSYDLQLQNIIKTKNAEEILIKKYETENIDFYEVLELQQLQLKFQMNQIAALKKYFMAETVINYLSK from the coding sequence ATGAAAAAAATAAAATACATAAAGGATTTAAAAATTAAGTATTTGTCACTTTTTACTTTATGTTTTACACTATTCACTATTCCCTTAGCCACTGCTCAAAACATAGAATCTTATGTTTCAGAAGCTTTAGAGAACAATCCAACCATTAAAAGGTTTGAGTGGAAGCACAAGTTGATGCAAGAAAAAACAAATGAAGTGGATAATATTCCAAACACTGAATTTGGACTAGGGTATTTTGTAAGCAAGCCAGAAACAAGAGTAGGAGCACAAGACTTTAAAGTGTCTGTAAAACAAATGTTTCCTTGGTTTGGAACCATAACTTCTAGAGAAAATTATGCAAATGCTGTAGCAGAAGTATCTTATGAAGATATTGCCATTGCACAAAGAAAATTGGTTTCAGACGTACATCAATCTTATTACAGCTTATACACTTTAAAAGAGCAAAATAAAATTATTGATGAAAATTTAGCTCTCTTAAAAGTATACGAAACCATGGCTTTGGCTTCTGTAGAATCTGGCAAAGCAACTGCAGTACAAGTGTTAAGAATTCAGATGAGAGAAAATGAATTGATAGCTTTAAAACAAGAGTTGTTGGAAACATATCAATCTGAAAAAACGGCATTTTCAAAATTGTTAAATAGAAATAGTTCCGATGGAATTACTGTAGTAGATACTCTAAAAATTCCAAAACAAGAGCATGTGGTTTTGGATTCATTAAATATTCATCCTGAGTTAATTAAGTTTGATAAGTTATATGCCTCGGTAGAAAAATCAGAATTGCTAAATCAAAAAAACAAAGCACCTATGCTTGGTATTGGTTTGGATTATATATCGGTTACAGAAAGACCTAATATGACTTTGGCTGATAATGGTAAAGATATTTTAATGCCTATGGTAACGTTGTCTATTCCCATTTTTAATAAAAAATACAGTTCTAAAACCAAACAAAATCAATTGGCACAAAAAGAGATTGTATCACAGAAAAGAGAGAGACAAAATAAGTTAGAGACTTTATTAAGCAAGGCGGTGCATCAAAAAACATCTGCTAAAAAAAGTTACGATTTACAGTTACAAAATATTATCAAAACAAAAAATGCAGAAGAAATTCTCATCAAAAAATATGAGACAGAAAATATAGATTTTTATGAAGTATTAGAACTACAACAGTTGCAGTTAAAATTTCAAATGAATCAGATCGCAGCTTTAAAAAAATACTTTATGGCAGAAACAGTTATTAATTATTTAAGTAAGTAA
- a CDS encoding class I SAM-dependent methyltransferase, whose product MNSKKHNENIVEQFSKQASGYSAINSHSDALEKLISITSASKNDEVLDIACGSGIVSCEFAKHTNHVTGIDMTQGMLDEAKKLQTKFNLKNLTWQIGDVENLPYDDNSFSIVVSRFGFHHFLNPLKVLSEMKRVCKPDGVVIVVDVSLPDTKIKKYNEMEKNRDCSHVAALSLTEFSRLFEKIGFKNVNTDFYSMKIELNEQLQASFPSDSTALKNMIIADVGIDDLGINVIEINGQYFLHYPIQIFYAKK is encoded by the coding sequence ATGAACAGTAAAAAACACAATGAAAACATTGTAGAGCAATTTTCTAAACAAGCAAGCGGTTATAGTGCGATAAATTCACATAGCGATGCTTTGGAAAAATTAATTTCAATAACATCAGCTTCAAAAAATGATGAAGTTTTAGATATTGCTTGTGGATCAGGTATTGTCTCGTGCGAGTTTGCCAAACACACCAATCATGTAACAGGTATTGATATGACTCAAGGAATGCTTGATGAAGCAAAAAAATTACAGACAAAATTTAATCTTAAAAACCTTACTTGGCAAATAGGAGATGTAGAGAATTTACCTTATGATGATAACAGTTTTTCAATAGTAGTTTCTAGATTTGGTTTTCATCATTTTTTAAACCCTCTTAAAGTTTTGTCTGAAATGAAAAGAGTCTGTAAACCAGATGGAGTAGTTATAGTTGTTGATGTTTCTTTACCAGACACTAAAATTAAAAAATACAATGAAATGGAGAAAAATAGGGATTGTTCTCATGTTGCCGCACTTTCATTAACTGAATTTTCTCGTCTTTTTGAAAAAATAGGTTTTAAAAATGTTAATACTGATTTTTATTCAATGAAAATTGAACTTAATGAACAACTACAAGCATCGTTTCCGAGTGATTCTACAGCTCTAAAAAACATGATTATTGCAGATGTTGGTATAGATGATTTAGGAATAAATGTCATAGAAATTAATGGTCAGTATTTTCTACATTATCCGATTCAAATATTTTATGCAAAAAAATAA
- a CDS encoding HYC_CC_PP family protein, whose protein sequence is MKNSFHKYMAVVLAFIVVFSTVSVTLTMHFCGEKISAVTVLQNVKQCCSDVQNSEGITQITKKTCCSDVKITKDSQTEIQTQNTTLSLHQKVFFTSFVTAYLSLFKNQNKQDFTFLDYSPPLVVKPIYKLDEVYLI, encoded by the coding sequence ATGAAAAATAGTTTTCACAAATACATGGCCGTTGTTTTAGCCTTTATTGTAGTTTTTTCTACAGTATCGGTTACGCTAACCATGCATTTTTGTGGAGAAAAAATTTCAGCAGTTACGGTGTTGCAAAATGTAAAACAATGTTGTAGTGATGTTCAAAATTCGGAAGGAATTACTCAGATCACAAAAAAAACTTGTTGTTCTGACGTAAAAATCACCAAAGATTCACAAACAGAAATTCAGACACAAAACACTACGTTGAGTTTACACCAAAAAGTATTTTTTACGTCTTTTGTAACTGCATATTTATCCTTGTTTAAAAATCAAAACAAACAAGATTTTACTTTTTTAGATTATTCGCCACCTCTGGTTGTAAAACCTATTTACAAGCTAGATGAGGTTTACCTTATTTGA
- a CDS encoding heavy metal translocating P-type ATPase: MKKTYNIKGMTCNGCVASVEEKISNIDGVKSVKANLEKGELEIDSEKLFSVTALKNVLPDKYAITEKESIHTETISFTEQKSKWQQLKPLFLILFYIAVASNLMEYKNWEFKNVMLNYMGLFYIVFSFFKFLDLKGFPDSFKMYDPIAKRIGVYGWVYPFIETALGLLFLFRVEIPLALVVTLVILGATTYGVVKTLLDKKAIKCACLGTALNLPMTEATFIENTIMIMMALTMLFI, from the coding sequence ATGAAAAAAACATATAATATAAAAGGTATGACTTGTAACGGATGTGTAGCAAGTGTAGAAGAAAAAATAAGCAATATTGATGGAGTTAAGAGCGTAAAAGCGAATTTGGAAAAAGGAGAATTGGAAATAGATTCAGAAAAGCTTTTTTCTGTAACGGCATTAAAAAATGTGCTTCCAGATAAATATGCTATTACAGAAAAAGAAAGCATACACACAGAAACTATTAGTTTTACTGAGCAAAAAAGCAAATGGCAACAGTTAAAACCATTGTTTTTAATTCTGTTTTACATTGCTGTGGCAAGTAATTTAATGGAGTATAAAAATTGGGAGTTTAAAAATGTAATGCTAAACTATATGGGGCTTTTTTATATAGTGTTTAGTTTTTTTAAGTTTTTAGATTTAAAAGGATTTCCAGACTCTTTTAAAATGTACGATCCTATTGCCAAAAGGATTGGAGTTTATGGTTGGGTGTATCCTTTTATAGAAACCGCTTTAGGATTGTTGTTTTTATTTAGGGTGGAAATTCCTTTAGCGCTTGTTGTAACACTCGTTATTTTAGGTGCTACCACCTATGGAGTGGTAAAAACATTGTTAGATAAAAAAGCCATAAAATGTGCTTGTTTAGGTACAGCTTTAAATTTACCAATGACAGAAGCCACTTTTATAGAAAATACAATTATGATTATGATGGCATTGACGATGCTATTTATTTAA
- a CDS encoding BlaI/MecI/CopY family transcriptional regulator: MKTLTKAEEEVMQILWRLKKSSVKALIKEFPDPKPAYNTVSTIVRILENKGYVDYEKKGKSHLYFPVLQKNDYSNQSINQLVNNYFQGSFKSMVSFFVDKNDVDVSDIESLLKEINNKKE, encoded by the coding sequence ATGAAAACACTTACCAAAGCAGAAGAAGAAGTAATGCAAATTCTTTGGCGTTTAAAAAAGTCTAGTGTAAAAGCACTAATTAAAGAATTTCCTGATCCTAAACCGGCATACAACACGGTTTCTACTATTGTTAGAATTTTAGAAAATAAAGGTTATGTAGATTATGAGAAAAAGGGGAAGTCACACTTGTATTTTCCTGTTTTACAAAAAAATGATTACAGTAATCAATCTATCAATCAGCTAGTGAATAATTATTTTCAAGGTTCTTTTAAAAGTATGGTGTCATTTTTTGTAGATAAAAATGATGTAGACGTTTCTGATATAGAATCTCTATTGAAAGAAATCAACAACAAAAAAGAATAG
- a CDS encoding efflux RND transporter permease subunit, with protein MLNKSIKFLIENKLVAVLLLLVFVGWGITNAPFGWDTKILPSNPVAVDAIPDIGENQQIVFTQWNGRSPQDIEDQITYPLTTSLMGIPGVKTIRSSSMFGFSSIYIIFEEDVEFYWSRSRILEKLNSLPSGLLPAEVKPALGPDATGLGQVFWYTLEGRDQDGNVTGGWNLQELRSTQDYYVKYALSSASGVSEVASIGGYVQEYQIDVQPELLRQYNINLQAVVKAVKQSNKEIGAQTLEINKVEYLVRGLGYVKSISDIENAVVTSKDFKSIRVKDIAKVHLGPAARRGILDKEGAEVVGGVVTARYGANPLEVINNTKEKIKEISKGLPSKVLKDGRTSQLTIVPFYDRSELIQETLGTLNEALTLEILITILVIVVMVNNLRASVLISGLLPVAVLMVFIAMKFFGVDANIVALSGIAIAIGTMVDVGVILSENIIRHIDEERDKSENRPSTIDHRKLSINTIVYNATTEVSGAIVTAVLTTIISFVPVFTMIGAEGKLFRPLAFTKTFALTASLIVALFLIPPFAAYLFKKTEIKKNLQKGIQFLLFIIGFVGVVYGTYLGFALMAFAIITLLNLFNKLSNNLVSKLHLYIISITIVVLLTEFWRPLGVNKNLFLNFLFVAIICFGILGVFALLRKYYSTILAWALSHKLLFLSIPTTIVICGFIIMKNTGKEFMPSLNEGSFLLMPTSMPHAGIEENKRVLQQLDMAVANIPEIETVVGKAGRTESSLDLAPLSMYENIIQYKTEYQLNHQGKRQKYKVDENGFFVLKNGGLATDGSDKFKEVHQSKYASFVDENELIPDEDGDYYRNWRTQITSPDDIWNEIVQATQLPGITSAPKLQPIETRLVMLQTGMRAPMGIKVKGNSLQEIQAFGEQLETILKESEGVKKEAVFADRIVGKPYLLINIDREKIARYGVTIDQVQEILQVAVGGMEITQTVEGRERYGVRVRYPRELRSHPEDLKNIYIPIENGKPVPLSQLASIKYEQGPQVIKSEDTFLVGYVLFDKQNGFAETNVVENAQRLIQQKIDSGTLTVPKGMSYQFTGTYENQLRAEKTLSFVVPLALFIIFLILYFQFKSVATSFMVFTGISVAFAGGFIMLWLYGQDWFLNFNFFGENIRDLFNMKTINLSVAVWVGFIALFGIATDDGVVMATYLTQTFDKNKPTTIKEIRESAMFAAEKRIRPCLMTTVTTVLALLPVLTSTGRGSDIMIPMAIPSFGGMVIDITSYFIVPVLFSWRKEVQLKNGKLKVKNQR; from the coding sequence ATGCTGAATAAAAGCATCAAATTTTTAATTGAAAACAAGTTGGTAGCTGTACTATTGTTACTTGTTTTTGTGGGTTGGGGAATTACAAATGCTCCTTTTGGTTGGGATACCAAAATTTTACCTAGCAACCCTGTGGCAGTTGATGCCATTCCAGATATTGGAGAAAATCAACAAATAGTTTTTACCCAATGGAACGGAAGATCTCCTCAAGATATAGAAGATCAAATTACGTATCCTTTAACTACTTCTTTAATGGGAATTCCTGGAGTAAAAACCATTCGTAGTTCCTCTATGTTTGGCTTTTCTAGTATTTACATCATTTTTGAAGAAGATGTAGAATTTTATTGGAGCAGAAGTAGAATTTTAGAAAAATTAAACTCTTTACCAAGCGGATTATTACCCGCTGAAGTAAAACCCGCTTTAGGCCCAGATGCTACTGGTTTAGGTCAAGTGTTTTGGTATACTTTAGAAGGTAGAGACCAGGATGGAAATGTAACAGGCGGATGGAATTTACAAGAACTGCGCAGCACACAAGATTATTACGTAAAATATGCTTTGTCATCGGCAAGTGGTGTTTCAGAAGTGGCTTCTATTGGTGGTTATGTACAAGAATATCAAATTGATGTACAACCAGAATTGTTAAGACAATACAATATCAATTTACAGGCCGTGGTAAAAGCGGTTAAGCAAAGTAATAAAGAGATTGGAGCACAAACTTTAGAAATTAATAAAGTAGAGTATTTGGTTCGTGGTTTGGGGTACGTAAAATCTATTAGTGATATAGAAAATGCAGTGGTGACTTCTAAAGATTTTAAATCTATTAGAGTAAAAGACATTGCTAAAGTTCATTTAGGTCCGGCTGCTCGTAGAGGAATTTTAGACAAAGAAGGAGCAGAGGTTGTTGGGGGAGTTGTTACTGCTCGTTATGGGGCCAATCCGCTAGAGGTGATTAATAATACCAAAGAAAAAATTAAAGAAATCAGCAAAGGGTTGCCATCAAAAGTGTTAAAAGATGGAAGAACTTCTCAGTTAACTATTGTGCCTTTTTATGATCGATCTGAATTAATTCAGGAAACTTTAGGAACGTTAAACGAAGCGTTGACTTTAGAAATTTTAATTACCATTCTGGTAATTGTGGTTATGGTAAATAATTTAAGAGCCTCTGTGTTAATTTCTGGATTGCTACCCGTGGCGGTATTAATGGTTTTTATAGCTATGAAATTCTTTGGTGTTGATGCCAATATTGTGGCTTTATCTGGAATTGCCATTGCCATTGGAACCATGGTTGATGTTGGGGTAATTTTATCAGAAAATATTATTAGACATATTGATGAGGAAAGAGATAAAAGTGAAAACCGACCATCGACCATCGACCATCGAAAACTATCTATCAACACGATTGTTTACAACGCTACTACAGAAGTTTCAGGAGCTATTGTTACGGCAGTGTTAACCACCATTATTAGTTTTGTCCCTGTTTTTACCATGATTGGTGCCGAAGGAAAACTGTTTAGACCTTTGGCCTTTACCAAAACCTTTGCACTTACGGCATCGTTAATAGTGGCTTTGTTTTTAATTCCTCCATTTGCTGCTTATTTATTTAAGAAAACAGAAATTAAAAAGAATCTACAAAAAGGTATCCAGTTTTTGCTGTTTATTATTGGTTTTGTAGGTGTTGTTTATGGAACTTATTTAGGATTTGCATTGATGGCATTTGCTATTATTACTTTGTTGAATTTGTTTAATAAACTATCAAACAACTTAGTTAGTAAATTACATCTTTATATCATCAGCATTACCATTGTGGTTTTGTTAACTGAGTTTTGGAGACCTTTGGGAGTTAATAAAAATTTGTTTTTAAACTTTCTTTTTGTAGCCATTATTTGTTTTGGAATTTTAGGTGTTTTTGCCTTATTAAGAAAATATTATAGCACAATTTTGGCTTGGGCTTTATCTCACAAACTCTTGTTTTTAAGTATTCCTACCACCATTGTTATTTGTGGTTTCATCATTATGAAAAACACGGGTAAAGAGTTTATGCCATCTTTAAACGAGGGTTCTTTTTTATTAATGCCAACTTCTATGCCGCATGCAGGTATTGAAGAAAATAAGCGAGTATTACAGCAATTAGACATGGCTGTAGCCAATATTCCTGAAATTGAAACTGTGGTTGGTAAAGCGGGTAGAACAGAATCTTCTTTAGATCTAGCTCCTTTGTCTATGTACGAGAATATTATTCAATATAAAACCGAATATCAGCTAAATCATCAAGGGAAACGTCAAAAATATAAAGTTGATGAAAATGGATTTTTTGTATTAAAAAATGGAGGTTTGGCTACTGATGGAAGTGATAAGTTTAAAGAAGTCCATCAATCAAAATATGCATCTTTTGTTGATGAAAATGAATTGATTCCTGATGAAGATGGTGATTATTATAGAAATTGGAGAACACAAATTACTTCTCCTGATGATATTTGGAATGAAATTGTACAAGCAACCCAATTACCAGGAATTACATCGGCTCCCAAATTACAACCTATAGAAACTCGTTTGGTCATGTTGCAAACAGGAATGAGAGCTCCTATGGGAATTAAAGTAAAAGGGAATAGTTTACAAGAAATTCAAGCTTTTGGAGAGCAATTAGAAACTATTTTAAAAGAGTCAGAAGGAGTAAAAAAAGAGGCTGTTTTTGCGGATAGAATTGTGGGGAAACCTTATTTGTTGATAAATATTGACAGAGAAAAAATTGCCCGATATGGTGTAACAATAGATCAGGTTCAAGAAATATTACAAGTGGCTGTTGGCGGAATGGAAATTACGCAAACCGTAGAAGGTAGAGAGCGTTATGGAGTTAGGGTTAGGTATCCTAGAGAATTAAGATCTCATCCTGAAGATTTAAAAAATATTTACATTCCAATAGAGAACGGAAAACCAGTTCCGTTAAGCCAATTGGCAAGCATAAAATATGAACAAGGACCACAAGTAATTAAAAGTGAAGATACTTTTTTAGTGGGGTATGTATTGTTTGATAAACAAAACGGATTTGCAGAAACCAATGTGGTAGAAAATGCACAACGTTTAATTCAACAAAAAATAGACTCAGGTACTTTAACCGTTCCTAAAGGAATGAGCTATCAGTTTACAGGAACGTATGAGAATCAGTTAAGAGCAGAAAAAACCTTGTCTTTTGTAGTACCATTGGCTTTGTTTATTATTTTCTTGATTCTGTATTTTCAGTTCAAATCTGTAGCTACGTCCTTTATGGTGTTTACAGGTATTTCGGTAGCTTTTGCAGGTGGTTTTATTATGTTGTGGTTGTATGGTCAAGATTGGTTTTTAAACTTCAATTTTTTTGGAGAAAACATTCGTGATTTGTTCAACATGAAAACCATCAATTTAAGTGTGGCTGTTTGGGTAGGATTTATTGCTCTGTTTGGAATTGCTACCGATGATGGGGTGGTAATGGCCACGTATTTAACCCAAACTTTTGATAAAAATAAACCGACAACGATTAAAGAAATTCGAGAGTCGGCAATGTTTGCAGCAGAAAAAAGAATTAGACCTTGTTTAATGACTACTGTTACCACTGTTTTGGCTCTGTTACCAGTGTTGACTTCTACAGGACGAGGAAGCGATATTATGATTCCCATGGCAATTCCAAGTTTTGGAGGAATGGTTATAGACATTACCTCTTATTTTATAGTTCCTGTATTGTTTAGCTGGAGGAAAGAAGTTCAGTTGAAGAATGGAAAACTAAAAGTGAAAAATCAGCGATAA